The DNA window CACACCAAAAGAAAACTACCGTATGGTTGGAGTTGTCGTTGAAGCGCCTGAAGGAAACGTATTTTTCAAATTGACCGGACCAGATCGGACATCAGACCAGATGATTTCGTTGCTGGTCGTCATGATTTCTCAGTTAAAACGCACCGCGGCCCCGGCGTCTGGCCAATAAAAACAATAGATCGACAGTTCACAGTAAGGCAAATTCGGCCCTGCCCCCGTGGTCGAATTTGCACTACAAGAAATGCCGATCTACGTGCGTTTTTAGCTACGCTTCCAGTTGTAGTAACGGACTGTTTTGATATTCACTCAAGCGATGCGTTCTTTTTAGTTGTCCTTGAGAGAAAAATTGTTTAATATTCCAACAGCAAGTCGGAAAAGTGGGATGTGTTTTACCCTTCCGGCTTGAGTATATGAGAACAAACCCCGCGAGACACGACCGAAAATAATTTTACAAGGTAATTTCATGGCCGATTCTATACCCCACGATTGGACACAATTCTCCCTGAAAATCGAAATAACAGTTCCCACAGACAAAGCCTTTGCGGCCTGGGTAGACGAAAAGGTTATCAATAAGTGGTTCGCCTATGGTTCCACTGTCGACCCGCAAAAAGGCGGCGAATACACGCTTGTCAATCTCGATGGCGATAAGCTGACAACGACCATTCGGGAAATCAAAAAAGACCGAGTCCTCAGAATTGGGTTTATTAACAAAACAGAAGTTGAAATTACATTTACCAAAATCAAGACAGGAACGAGAATCGAGCTCCGTCAGACCGGCATTAAGACCACACCGGCCGAGATTGTCGAAACCCATCTGGGCTGCAGGCAGGGATGGACATTTTTTCTTACCAACCTCAAAGCATTTCTCGAACACAAAGTTGATCTGCGCTGTCACGACTTCCTCAAAAGCTACAAGGCTGGCTACATCAACGGCTGATAATTTTCTCAGACATAGCAGAGAAGCAGATTCAAAGGGATTTCCATGGCAGTTAAAAAAAAGCACGACTGGAGCCAGTTCACTCATAAAATAGCGATTGCGGCGCCGCCGGAGAAAGTCTTTCGCGCATGGATTGACGACAAAATTTGTGTCAAATGGTTTACCGAGGTCTCGATTATTGAGCCCGTCAAAGGCGGCAGGATTTATTTGAAATGGATAGGCGGCGATGTGCATGAGACCAAAGTTACAGATATAAAGCAAGACAAGCTCTTTGTCTTTCCGTTCGGACCAAATGGAGAGCAAGTTTCTGTCAGTATTTCCAAGATTACGGGCGGAAGCCTCTGCGAGCTTCATCAGTACGGTATGAAAGACAGCCCTGATGATCGAGTGAAAATGCATCTGGGTTGTGTCATGGGCTGGACGTTCTTTCTGACGAACTTGAAGGCCTTCTTGGAGCACAGAATAGACCTTCGAACTCATACCGACAAAGCATGCTATTTGCAGGGCTACATAAACGGCTGATCCTTTCTACGATTCACAACCCCCACTTCCATAGCATACAAGGACTTTAGCTTGTAATCGCTGGCCCGAAATGTTATTCTTTTCCTCTATGGCTATGCAGCAGAGGGGGCCCGGTTTCGTATGAACGATGAAGGGCAGACCGAGTGACAGAACAGGAAGAAGAGGCAATTATCATCGCAGAGGCGCTGGCAGGTAGCCAGAAGGCGTATGCTCATTTGGTTGAGCGTCATCGCCAACCGCTCTTTCATGTGATAAATCGAATTGTGAGAAATTCCGATGCCTCAAACGATTTGGTGCAGGAAACGTTCATGAAAGCATTCGCCTCGCTTGCCTCCTATCGCTCAGAGTTCCGCTTTTCGACATGGCTGTACAAAATCGCGGCCAATTCATCCATAGACTTCCTTCGAAAACGCCGAATCCAGGCTTTGTCGCTGGATCGGCCATTCGAAACTGAGGACGGCTCTGTGGAGATTGAGGTTCCCGATAACTCTTACAATCCGGAGATGGACCTTGAGAAGAAACAGCAGAAATTTACCATCGAGGAAGCAATTGGCTCACTTCCCCACAAATACCGCGAAGTCATCATTCACAGGCATCAAGAGGATAAATCGTACGAAGAAATTGCCGATTTATTAGATATCCCGGTCGGAACCGTTAAAGCGCGTATTTTCCGCGCCCGGGAGCTTCTGAAAAAGAAGCTAAAAAATATCTAACGAGGAGTGACTGCCGTGATAAAATGTTTTAATCGCAATATGACACTGATTATCCTTCCGATTCTGTTCTCTGGCGCCAGCCTGAATGCAAAAGAGTTTGTTTTTGCGTACCAGAAAGCTGTAGAGGTCAAAGAGACGTCAAGTCTGAAACTGACATATATTGGCGGCGATGCCCATTTTAGTGTAAACGAATCAGGAATGATAACAATTGACGCCATTAAAAGAGTGGATGCAACAAATAACGAAGAAGCTGAAGAAGTTGCGGCCCATATTGAAATTAAAGTTGAAGAAGAGAATGGCTCTGTGACCGTTACAACGAACTACCTTCGCTTGCTCAATAAAAGCGACAACTTTTGGCAGAAGATGATCGGCTCGGGACATTTTGATTCTTTTGGGGATGTTGATTGGAATATTTCTGTCCCCGAAGGCTGCAATGTGGAAATCACCAACACGAGCGGTCATATTACGGCGGCAGGTTTATCCGGAGGCTTCCAAATCCGATCCTCGGCATCGACGATTGAACTGAACAGTATTGAAGGTAAAATCGAGATTGAAAACGGTTCCGGTTCCACCTCAGGAGAATTTCTCATCGGCCCGATGACTATCAAACAAGCGCTCGGGGCGATTATGCTCAAGCATGTTGAAGGGGACATCCGGCTCAAGACCGAGTCGGCAGATGTAGATATCGTCCAGGATCGCGGAGCTCTTGATATAACAACCGTGACCGGGCGGGTGAACCTCCAGACAAGTCTTGAGAGTTCTCGCGATTGTTTTGTCGAGACGGCAAGCGGGAACATAAGTCTCATAATCCCGGAGTGGTCGTCTGGAGTCCTCGCGATTACCTCGAAGACGGGCGATATTTCGACTGATATGCCAATCGCAATCCGGTCGATGTCGAAACAGGAAATTGTTGGTACGTTTGGCGAAGGCGGCATTAAAATCGCGCTTCGTTCCGGCAGCGGCGATGTGAGTGTCGCCCAGTTTTAATTTTTCCGCTTAAACATAGGATGTTGTACGTGAGGTCTTTTTACAAAAAACTATTTCGCGTAACCCCGCTGGCCATTCTTTGGCTATTTATTCTCGGCACTGTGCCTCTGCGTGCTCAAAACGGCGCAGATGGCCAGGTCTTTGAACAGATTAAATTGAACTCCGATGGCGTGACCGCCGCCGATACAACCGGCAAACGCTGGATCTACGATTTCGAGCAGGCCAAATTTATTCCCGATACGCGTTCGGTTGAACGAATTTCTGAGCGTAGACGTATCGAGCCGGCGGACACCCGCTGTACCGAAGAGAAAATTATCGCACCTCTACAAAATTCTGTGCTTATCGGCTACGACGAATATGTCACAGCGGATGTTATCACCCTCGGAACAATAACCGTCAAAGGCTGGGCCAAGGGAAACATTCAGTCCATCAACAAACGGGTGCTGGTGACCGAATCAGGACGGGTCGATGGCGATATAAAAGCGCCGGACATCGAAGTGAAACCGGGCGGCGTTGTGAAGGGCAATCAGACGTTGACCGATCCGGTCGAACTGCCACTCGATATATTCAGAGGAAAATTCACCTATGATGGCCTATGGGTTGTTTTCGGATTCACACTGGCCTTTCTCTTCAGCGGATTCATCGTTGTGACCCTTATGCCAAGACAAGTGGCCAATATCAACCGCTGTGTCACACACTATCGCGCCAAAGCCTATCTTATCGGGCTGCTTTTCATCTTTCTCATGCCGATTATCTTTTTACTTCTGGCAATAACCATCGTCGGCATTCTCGCCATACCCTTCGTCCCGCTCGTTTATTACTTTGCTATCGTGCTTGGGGTAGTCAGTTTCGGGCAATGGCTTGGCGAGAGAGCGACAACGTCATGGATGCAAAAACCGCTCGCCCCGCTGCCCCTGACGATGATAGGCATTGCTCTTTTTCTATCTATCTGGTGGCTGGTCGCGCTGGCATTCGGGAGCAGTGATAGCGGGCTCAGCACGTTTGTGAGCGTGACATCGCTGGTATCTGCGATACTGATTACCACTTTCCCCCTGTTGACAGGCATTGGAGCAAGTGTGCTGACGCGCTTTGGATCCCGACCGTATGTCAGCTTTAGTGAAAATCATGCCACCGGGTATGGTGAGGCCCCTGCCCCCGCTCCCCCGCCCATACCGACACCAGCGACGATTATTCCCCAGAAAACCGAACTTCGTCCCCCTATCCGCCTGAACTCCCCTCCCGGCGCCCCGCTGTCTTCTTCGCCAGAAGAATGAAACTTCTGCCGGAATTTTCAGTATAGCATAGTGAATCACACAGGCAGAAGAGGAGTGTCCACAATGTCACGAAGATCAAAATTCATTTTCTTATTTACCATTTGTCTAATAAGCACAGCCGTGCTGTACGCCGATGACCCCAAGCGCGAACAATTTACCGTTGATGCCTCGGGAGCATCCAAACTGATTATTGACTGCGATTTCGCGGCAGGGTCGGTAACTATACAGCCAAAGGACATGGCTCAAGTGGTCACGGCCGATGTTTATTACACCCCTCAATCGGTACGCTATGAGCATTCGTATGAGAATAAAAATGGGACAGGCTATCTCCTTCTTGAGTCGACCCATCGCAATCGAAACGGCAATTATGATTCCGATGAAACGGAGAATGAATGGGATGTAACGCTCTCGGAAAAATACCCGATGGAATTGAATATGGAGATGGGAGCATGCGAAGCAAATTTCGACCTCGGCGGACTCCCGATTACCGCCCTCGACATGGAGTTTGGTGCCGTGTCTGGTGTGATTGATTTCTCTCGTCCAAATCCCCAAAGGATGGAAGATTTGGTTATCAATGCCGGCGCGACATCTCTTGACCTTCGCAATATAGGCAATGCGAATTTTCAGAGGATGCGGTACGAGGGCGGCGCTTCCTCTGTCGAGCTTGACCTTCGTGGCACTTATACCGGCGAGTCCGAAATCGATATTTCTGTCGGAATGGGTTCGGCTGACATATTCCTTCCGGCTGATGTTGCAGTGCGGATTGAATCTGACCGAGACAACTGGTTCTCATCGGTTGATTTTTATAACGAAGACTTGGAAAAAGCGGGCCGCGATGCTTATCAATCCCCCGGCTTTGATACCGCCAAAAACCGCATTGTCATGCGAATCGATGTCGGGATGGGTTCGGTCGATGTCCGCTGGAGATAACGTCGCGCAGGCCGTGCTTTTGTCTAAATTTGAGAAAACCACCTCTAAAGGCGGTTTTTTTGTATGTTCCAGCGCCTTCCTGAAGTATAAATCAGACAGAAAGTTGAAGAGATAAACAGAGTGGCCGACATTCCGTATTGACTTGGAAACGCATGGGGCACATAGCTCAAATTCAGCCCTATCATCAATACGCTTGGTCGAATTCAGTCTTACATACTAAGGAGAATTGATGATTCGAAGAGTTGTAGCCGTGTGGCTGATGTGCCTTACTATCGCTTCGGGGCAGACCGCAACCAAGAGCATTCAGGACCAGATCTTCCGCGCGCGAGATAATGTCCTTCCGGCTCTTGTCCACATTCAGCCGGTGATAAAAGATTTCAATACTGGCGAATTAAAAAAGCAGGCGGTTATCGGCTCAGGGGTCATATTTCATCCCGATGGCTATGTGGTCACCAACTATCATGTTGCTGGAAAAGCCGAGAGAATTATTTGTACCCTAAATGACAAAGAACAAGTCCCAGCGACCTATATCGGCGGAGATCCGCCAACTGACCTTGCTATTATAAAACTCGATCTTACAAACTATCATGGGAAGCTGTCAATAGCCCAATTGGGTGATTCCGATTCTCTCCAGGTCGGACAGCAGGTACTCGCCATGGGATCGCCATTGTCGCTTGCCCGTAGCGTTTCCGCCGGAGTTATCTCAACCAAGGACAGGTATTTCTCAAGTGACATCAGGCTTCCATCAGGAGAGCGAACAGGACGATATAACCTGTGGATACAAACCGATGCCGCAATCAATCCCGGAAACTCTGGCGGACCGCTTGTTGATATGACTGGCAAGGTAGTTGGTATTAACTCGAGAGCGGCATTTCTTGCGAACAATGTCGGCTTTGCTATTCCAGTAAATATTGTCAAACAAGTCACCGAGGCTGTCCTGCGCGACGGTAAGGTATCGCGAAGTTGGATAGGTGTTGATTGCCAGGCATTGCAGGAGCTCGAGAGTTATTTTGGCACAGAAGCCAATACCGGTGTGCTTATCGCCTCTGTTGATGCCGGTTCACCGGCCGAAGAAGCACAACTGCAGGCCGGTGACATTATTCTGGCCGTCGATGACCGCTCTGTATCAGCCCGCTTTGTTGAGGAATTGCCTCCCTTCTACAACCGAATTGCCTCTCAGCCCCCCGGTGAACCTATGAATTTCCGGGTACTTCGCGGTGATCAGGAACAAATATTGACTGTTATCCCCCGTTCGTTGGGAGACCTGTTAGGAGAGGATTTTGAGTCCGGTGAATGGGACTTTACCGTGAAAGGCGTCACACACCAGATGCAGATCGAATACCAGCTTCAGGACTCGACTGGGGTAATGATTGCCGGAGTGAAACCGGTCGGGGTTGCCGATGGAGCAGGCGTGCGGGGAGGCGATGTTATTGTGAAGATTAACAAAACCCCCATTATCACCCTTGCCGATTTTATCAAAGAGTATACGGTTCTCGTCGAGAGCAAAGCCGAAAAAATACTGTTGACCATCAAACGCAGGAACGGCGTAAGACTGGCCGTTCTTAACATTGAAAAGGAAAGAGTAAAAGAGGAATTGGGGCTGACAGATGGCAAATAACAGAACATACAACTATTCGAAAATGAAACACATGCGACTGGTACTCGCCTTTCTTTTTGTCTGTGCAGTGACCGCATC is part of the Candidatus Zixiibacteriota bacterium genome and encodes:
- a CDS encoding SRPBCC domain-containing protein translates to MADSIPHDWTQFSLKIEITVPTDKAFAAWVDEKVINKWFAYGSTVDPQKGGEYTLVNLDGDKLTTTIREIKKDRVLRIGFINKTEVEITFTKIKTGTRIELRQTGIKTTPAEIVETHLGCRQGWTFFLTNLKAFLEHKVDLRCHDFLKSYKAGYING
- a CDS encoding SRPBCC domain-containing protein — its product is MAVKKKHDWSQFTHKIAIAAPPEKVFRAWIDDKICVKWFTEVSIIEPVKGGRIYLKWIGGDVHETKVTDIKQDKLFVFPFGPNGEQVSVSISKITGGSLCELHQYGMKDSPDDRVKMHLGCVMGWTFFLTNLKAFLEHRIDLRTHTDKACYLQGYING
- a CDS encoding sigma-70 family RNA polymerase sigma factor, producing MTEQEEEAIIIAEALAGSQKAYAHLVERHRQPLFHVINRIVRNSDASNDLVQETFMKAFASLASYRSEFRFSTWLYKIAANSSIDFLRKRRIQALSLDRPFETEDGSVEIEVPDNSYNPEMDLEKKQQKFTIEEAIGSLPHKYREVIIHRHQEDKSYEEIADLLDIPVGTVKARIFRARELLKKKLKNI
- a CDS encoding DUF4097 family beta strand repeat-containing protein; this encodes MTLIILPILFSGASLNAKEFVFAYQKAVEVKETSSLKLTYIGGDAHFSVNESGMITIDAIKRVDATNNEEAEEVAAHIEIKVEEENGSVTVTTNYLRLLNKSDNFWQKMIGSGHFDSFGDVDWNISVPEGCNVEITNTSGHITAAGLSGGFQIRSSASTIELNSIEGKIEIENGSGSTSGEFLIGPMTIKQALGAIMLKHVEGDIRLKTESADVDIVQDRGALDITTVTGRVNLQTSLESSRDCFVETASGNISLIIPEWSSGVLAITSKTGDISTDMPIAIRSMSKQEIVGTFGEGGIKIALRSGSGDVSVAQF
- a CDS encoding polymer-forming cytoskeletal protein, with the translated sequence MRSFYKKLFRVTPLAILWLFILGTVPLRAQNGADGQVFEQIKLNSDGVTAADTTGKRWIYDFEQAKFIPDTRSVERISERRRIEPADTRCTEEKIIAPLQNSVLIGYDEYVTADVITLGTITVKGWAKGNIQSINKRVLVTESGRVDGDIKAPDIEVKPGGVVKGNQTLTDPVELPLDIFRGKFTYDGLWVVFGFTLAFLFSGFIVVTLMPRQVANINRCVTHYRAKAYLIGLLFIFLMPIIFLLLAITIVGILAIPFVPLVYYFAIVLGVVSFGQWLGERATTSWMQKPLAPLPLTMIGIALFLSIWWLVALAFGSSDSGLSTFVSVTSLVSAILITTFPLLTGIGASVLTRFGSRPYVSFSENHATGYGEAPAPAPPPIPTPATIIPQKTELRPPIRLNSPPGAPLSSSPEE
- a CDS encoding toast rack family protein encodes the protein MSRRSKFIFLFTICLISTAVLYADDPKREQFTVDASGASKLIIDCDFAAGSVTIQPKDMAQVVTADVYYTPQSVRYEHSYENKNGTGYLLLESTHRNRNGNYDSDETENEWDVTLSEKYPMELNMEMGACEANFDLGGLPITALDMEFGAVSGVIDFSRPNPQRMEDLVINAGATSLDLRNIGNANFQRMRYEGGASSVELDLRGTYTGESEIDISVGMGSADIFLPADVAVRIESDRDNWFSSVDFYNEDLEKAGRDAYQSPGFDTAKNRIVMRIDVGMGSVDVRWR
- a CDS encoding trypsin-like peptidase domain-containing protein, which translates into the protein MIRRVVAVWLMCLTIASGQTATKSIQDQIFRARDNVLPALVHIQPVIKDFNTGELKKQAVIGSGVIFHPDGYVVTNYHVAGKAERIICTLNDKEQVPATYIGGDPPTDLAIIKLDLTNYHGKLSIAQLGDSDSLQVGQQVLAMGSPLSLARSVSAGVISTKDRYFSSDIRLPSGERTGRYNLWIQTDAAINPGNSGGPLVDMTGKVVGINSRAAFLANNVGFAIPVNIVKQVTEAVLRDGKVSRSWIGVDCQALQELESYFGTEANTGVLIASVDAGSPAEEAQLQAGDIILAVDDRSVSARFVEELPPFYNRIASQPPGEPMNFRVLRGDQEQILTVIPRSLGDLLGEDFESGEWDFTVKGVTHQMQIEYQLQDSTGVMIAGVKPVGVADGAGVRGGDVIVKINKTPIITLADFIKEYTVLVESKAEKILLTIKRRNGVRLAVLNIEKERVKEELGLTDGK